A window from Vulcanimicrobium alpinum encodes these proteins:
- a CDS encoding ABC transporter permease translates to MIRAAVATAAALFALFIAAPIAMLYLHLSPASFAAALASGAAQNALRISLVTTACSLALTLLFGTPLAYVLARGTFRGRTAIDALVDLPIVVPPAVAGLALLFTFGRFGAAAPLLDALHVRLAFTTAAVVIAQIFVGAPFYVRAARTGFLSVDRALEDASATLGMGPLRTFARITVPLALPALAGGAVLAWARALGEFGATIMFAGNLPGVTQTLPLAVYLGLESGDLDLAAALAIVLITVAIAVVVTARIFERRAA, encoded by the coding sequence ATGATTCGCGCCGCGGTCGCGACCGCCGCGGCGCTCTTCGCGCTCTTCATCGCGGCTCCGATCGCAATGCTGTACCTGCACCTCTCGCCCGCGTCGTTCGCCGCTGCGCTCGCGAGCGGTGCGGCGCAGAACGCGCTGCGCATCTCGCTCGTCACCACCGCGTGCTCGCTTGCGCTGACCCTGCTGTTCGGCACGCCGCTTGCCTACGTGCTGGCGCGCGGCACGTTTCGCGGGCGGACTGCGATCGATGCGCTCGTCGATCTTCCGATCGTGGTGCCGCCCGCCGTCGCCGGGCTCGCGCTGCTCTTCACCTTTGGACGCTTCGGCGCCGCGGCGCCGCTGCTCGACGCGCTGCACGTCCGCCTCGCGTTCACGACCGCCGCGGTCGTGATCGCGCAGATCTTCGTCGGTGCTCCGTTCTACGTGCGCGCCGCACGGACCGGATTTCTGAGCGTCGACCGCGCGCTCGAGGACGCGTCGGCGACGCTGGGGATGGGGCCGTTGCGGACCTTCGCGCGCATCACCGTCCCGCTCGCGCTGCCGGCGCTCGCCGGCGGCGCGGTGCTGGCGTGGGCGCGCGCGCTCGGCGAGTTTGGGGCGACGATCATGTTCGCCGGCAACCTCCCCGGCGTCACGCAGACGCTGCCGCTCGCCGTGTATCTCGGGCTCGAAAGCGGCGATCTCGATCTCGCCGCGGCGCTCGCGATCGTGCTGATCACGGTCGCGATCGCGGTCGTCGTCACGGCGCGGATCTTCGAACGGCGCGCGGCATGA